From Agromyces sp. SYSU T00194, a single genomic window includes:
- a CDS encoding VanZ family protein, whose amino-acid sequence MGWFRRRPWLTAVLVVAYFALLGLTLGYPYPIDGERGTRFVLVLDAMGSIGIASRYTYILIEFTSNVLLFLPLGLFGYAFTGRVPGVRRARWARAALTLAVGTSLSITAEALQERFLPERTADLRDVISNTIGVLLGCVLAMALDHREARRATAARVTGA is encoded by the coding sequence GTGGGATGGTTCCGCCGGCGCCCGTGGCTCACGGCCGTGCTGGTCGTGGCCTACTTCGCACTGCTCGGCCTGACGCTCGGCTATCCGTACCCGATCGACGGCGAGCGGGGCACGCGCTTCGTGCTCGTGCTCGACGCGATGGGCAGCATCGGCATCGCCTCGCGCTACACGTACATCCTCATCGAGTTCACGTCGAACGTGCTGCTGTTCCTGCCGCTCGGACTGTTCGGCTACGCGTTCACCGGCCGGGTCCCCGGGGTGCGACGAGCGCGGTGGGCGCGCGCCGCACTCACGCTCGCGGTCGGCACCTCGCTCAGCATCACGGCGGAGGCGCTGCAGGAACGGTTCCTCCCCGAGCGCACTGCGGACCTGCGCGACGTGATCTCGAACACCATCGGGGTGCTGCTCGGCTGCGTGCTGGCCATGGCCCTCGACCACCGGGAGGCACGGCGCGCGACGGCGGCACGCGTCACGGGCGCCTGA
- a CDS encoding transglycosylase domain-containing protein, protein MSAEKRTLSGAAGGLLGILGLSALAGVLVTATVTPALAVTGMAANSSISMFENLPGYLEIDDLSQKSTIYAKDGDNWKEIASFFDQNREEVSWDNISQYIKDAAISGEDPRFYEHGGVDLQGTIRGAVSTYVLNRDVQGGSSITQQYVKNVLIQQGIAEATTAEEEQAAYAEATATTPERKLKEMRYAITLEKQNSKDDILLGYLNIAHFGGRQYGVESASKYYFDKSAADLSLAQAASLIAIVNNPEKFRLDYPDSETNGKDTVNADGEAVPYAANMERRNYILGEMLEYKKITQEEYDEAVATPVEPKITEPSTGCQSAGDLGYFCDYVTWEIKNKLDDPETEDVNEGLQLLQKGGLDIYTTIDMDLQKASVATMKANVPSVDARFDVGSTAVSVEPGTGRVLAMTQNKTFSNDPDVLAKGAQYSAVNYNTDYAYGGSSGFQPGSTYKVFTLAEWLNEGHSLLESFNGQRRVFTNFTNTCDGNFVGSFDPKNDDGRVATNAVDAVKWSVNTSFVAMAQQLDLCGIKETAQAFGIHRADGNALQMNPSDVLGTQEIAPITMAAAYAGIANNGLTCAPNPIHLVRDSAGDDVYVPEPDCTQSVTEDVAAAMQYAMQQTFAGGGTAVASNTYSGVPHIGKTGTTDDSKDTWMNGASTKVATAVWVGHVTAPPGRQVALRNIYWDSGPAATARHRMWKDIMTVADAKYGGDAFPEANPEYFKQVLVDIPDVIGLSPEAAQTALEEAGFVYQEGSEEDSSQPKGTVSSISPEGQAGRGTVITVNTSNGKVANVPNVVGMTEQAARDQLSGYNVRVREEDVTDPTQDGVVISQDPGAGENARQGSRVTIVIGRFVDPGPGDGGGDGGGTNGNSGGGG, encoded by the coding sequence ATGTCTGCCGAAAAACGTACCCTGAGCGGGGCTGCCGGAGGCCTGCTCGGCATCCTCGGCCTGAGCGCCCTCGCCGGTGTGCTCGTGACCGCCACGGTGACCCCCGCACTCGCCGTGACCGGCATGGCCGCGAACAGCAGCATCAGCATGTTCGAGAACCTCCCCGGCTACCTCGAGATCGACGACCTGTCGCAGAAGTCCACCATCTACGCCAAGGATGGGGACAACTGGAAGGAGATCGCCTCGTTCTTCGACCAGAACCGCGAGGAAGTCTCCTGGGACAACATCAGCCAGTACATCAAGGACGCCGCGATCTCGGGTGAGGACCCCCGGTTCTACGAGCACGGCGGCGTCGACCTCCAGGGCACCATTCGCGGTGCCGTCAGCACCTACGTGCTGAACCGCGACGTCCAGGGCGGTTCCTCGATCACGCAGCAGTACGTGAAGAACGTGCTGATCCAGCAGGGCATCGCCGAGGCGACCACCGCCGAGGAGGAACAGGCGGCCTACGCCGAGGCGACCGCGACCACCCCGGAGCGCAAGCTCAAGGAGATGCGCTACGCGATCACCCTGGAGAAGCAGAACTCGAAGGACGACATCCTCCTCGGGTACCTCAACATCGCGCACTTCGGCGGGCGCCAGTACGGTGTCGAGTCGGCGTCGAAGTACTACTTCGACAAGAGTGCGGCCGACCTCTCGCTCGCACAGGCGGCGAGCCTGATCGCGATCGTCAACAACCCCGAGAAGTTCCGCCTCGACTACCCCGACAGCGAGACCAACGGCAAGGACACGGTGAACGCCGACGGCGAGGCCGTGCCCTATGCGGCCAACATGGAGCGCCGCAACTACATTCTCGGCGAGATGCTCGAGTACAAGAAGATCACCCAGGAGGAGTACGACGAGGCGGTCGCGACGCCCGTCGAACCGAAGATCACCGAGCCCAGCACGGGCTGCCAGTCGGCCGGCGACCTCGGGTACTTCTGCGACTACGTCACCTGGGAGATCAAGAACAAGCTCGACGACCCCGAGACCGAGGACGTCAACGAGGGCCTCCAGCTGCTCCAGAAGGGCGGCCTGGACATCTACACCACGATCGACATGGACCTCCAGAAGGCCTCCGTGGCGACGATGAAGGCGAACGTGCCGTCGGTGGACGCGCGATTCGACGTCGGATCGACCGCCGTGAGCGTCGAGCCGGGCACCGGCCGCGTGCTCGCGATGACGCAGAACAAGACCTTCTCCAACGATCCGGACGTGCTTGCGAAGGGCGCCCAGTACTCCGCGGTGAACTACAACACCGACTACGCGTACGGCGGCTCGAGCGGGTTCCAGCCCGGATCGACGTACAAGGTGTTCACCCTCGCAGAGTGGCTGAACGAGGGCCACTCGCTGCTGGAGTCGTTCAACGGCCAGCGTCGGGTGTTCACCAACTTCACGAACACGTGCGACGGCAACTTCGTCGGCTCGTTCGACCCGAAGAACGACGACGGTCGCGTGGCGACCAACGCCGTCGACGCCGTGAAGTGGTCGGTCAACACCAGCTTCGTCGCGATGGCGCAGCAGCTCGACCTCTGCGGCATCAAGGAGACCGCCCAGGCGTTCGGCATCCACCGCGCCGACGGCAACGCGCTCCAGATGAACCCCTCGGACGTGCTGGGCACGCAGGAGATCGCGCCGATCACGATGGCGGCCGCCTACGCGGGCATCGCCAACAACGGCCTCACCTGCGCCCCGAACCCGATCCACCTGGTGCGCGACTCGGCCGGCGACGACGTCTACGTCCCCGAGCCCGACTGCACCCAGTCGGTCACCGAGGACGTCGCCGCAGCCATGCAGTACGCGATGCAGCAGACCTTCGCCGGCGGCGGCACCGCGGTCGCGTCGAACACGTACTCGGGCGTGCCCCACATCGGCAAGACGGGTACGACCGACGACTCCAAGGACACCTGGATGAACGGCGCCAGCACGAAGGTCGCCACCGCCGTCTGGGTCGGCCACGTCACCGCTCCTCCCGGCAGGCAGGTCGCGCTGCGCAACATCTACTGGGACTCCGGTCCCGCCGCGACCGCGCGTCACCGCATGTGGAAGGACATCATGACGGTGGCCGACGCGAAGTACGGCGGCGACGCGTTCCCCGAGGCGAACCCCGAGTACTTCAAGCAGGTGCTGGTCGACATTCCGGATGTCATCGGGCTGAGCCCCGAGGCGGCGCAGACCGCACTCGAGGAGGCCGGCTTCGTGTACCAGGAGGGCAGCGAGGAGGACTCGAGCCAGCCGAAGGGCACCGTCTCGAGCATCAGCCCCGAGGGCCAGGCCGGCCGCGGCACGGTCATCACCGTGAACACCTCGAACGGCAAGGTCGCCAACGTGCCGAACGTCGTCGGGATGACCGAGCAGGCCGCGCGTGACCAGCTCAGCGGCTATAACGTGCGGGTGCGCGAGGAGGACGTCACCGATCCGACCCAGGACGGCGTCGTGATCTCGCAGGACCCCGGCGCCGGCGAGAACGCCCGACAGGGCTCGCGCGTCACCATCGTGATCGGCCGATTCGTGGACCCCGGCCCCGGTGACGGCGGCGGCGACGGCGGCGGGACCAACGGCAACAGCGGCGGCGGCGGGTGA
- a CDS encoding metallophosphoesterase: MTRAGHRGASTALTLVGAVGLAALAWGSLVERTRWTLREVTVPVLPDGAEPLRVLHLSDLHMAPWQRDKQEWVRSLAELQPDLVVDTGDNLGHERGLEGVRRALEPFAGIPGVFVNGSNDYFGPTLKNPFRYFAGPSKVGGPNAARLDIDALHAFFDELGWIDLDNAAAAMQLRGTHLEFFGVDDAHKGYDRLDLITAAIDELREGDPWGDDSWSDDDAGGPDRPTVTIGVTHAPYRRVLGSFVNHGAQLILAGHTHGGQVRVPGYGALVTNCDIPRSQARGLSLWGHGLHTAYLNVSAGLGTAITAPVRFACPPEATLLTLVPAP; encoded by the coding sequence GTGACTCGAGCCGGGCACCGCGGGGCTTCGACCGCACTGACGCTCGTCGGTGCGGTCGGCCTCGCGGCCCTCGCGTGGGGCTCCCTCGTGGAGCGCACGCGGTGGACGCTGCGCGAGGTCACCGTGCCGGTGCTCCCCGACGGCGCGGAACCGCTGCGCGTGCTGCACCTCTCCGACCTGCACATGGCGCCCTGGCAGCGCGACAAGCAGGAGTGGGTGCGCAGCCTCGCCGAACTGCAGCCCGACCTGGTCGTCGACACCGGCGACAACCTCGGCCATGAGCGGGGACTCGAGGGAGTCCGGCGCGCGCTCGAGCCCTTCGCGGGCATCCCCGGCGTCTTCGTCAACGGCTCGAACGACTACTTCGGCCCGACGCTGAAGAACCCGTTCCGCTACTTCGCCGGGCCGTCGAAGGTCGGCGGGCCGAACGCCGCACGGCTCGACATCGACGCGCTGCACGCCTTCTTCGACGAGCTCGGCTGGATCGACCTCGACAACGCGGCCGCAGCCATGCAGCTCCGCGGCACGCACCTGGAGTTCTTCGGCGTCGACGACGCGCACAAGGGCTACGACCGGCTCGACCTCATCACCGCCGCGATCGACGAGCTGCGCGAGGGCGACCCGTGGGGCGACGACTCGTGGTCTGACGACGACGCAGGCGGTCCCGACCGCCCGACCGTCACCATCGGGGTCACCCACGCACCGTACCGGCGCGTGCTCGGCTCCTTCGTGAACCACGGCGCCCAGCTCATCCTCGCCGGGCACACCCACGGCGGCCAGGTGCGCGTGCCCGGCTACGGGGCACTGGTGACCAACTGCGACATCCCGCGCTCGCAGGCGCGTGGGCTGAGCCTGTGGGGCCACGGGCTGCACACGGCGTACCTGAACGTGTCGGCCGGCCTCGGAACGGCCATCACCGCACCCGTGCGCTTCGCGTGCCCGCCCGAGGCGACGCTGCTCACGCTGGTGCCGGCCCCCTAG
- a CDS encoding glycoside hydrolase family 15 protein, producing MREAPGGAGGAHVGGWHDGGMARPIEDYALIGDCHTAALLASDGSIDWLCLPRFDSASVFGALLGDEEHGMWRVAPAGAATSTTRAYRDDTFAVTTRWETERGAVDVIDVMPRGDRRADVIRRVRGVRGTVDMVEDLRIRFDYAAALPWMRQVGTEERPALLAVAGPDAIIVRGPQLVASDHRHLAHFTVAEGETVDIVLTWYPAYREPPPAIDVDRRLEEDHEWWRAWASACIEPGAYDDAVHRSLLVLRALTHEDTGGIVAAATTSLPERFGGSRNWDYRYVWLRDAALTLESLLLHGYDEEALEWRNWLLRAIAGDPGDVQIMYGLSGERRLMEYTLDVLPGYDGAAPVRIGNAAYAQVQTDVFGEVLVALDRARAAGVGEDRSSWSLQVALLGFVARTWRQADRGIWEIRGAERHFTHSRVMVWAAFDRGIRGAERYGLDAPVEEWRRIRAEIREEVERTGYRADLGWFVQHDATDEVDASLLQLPQVGFVRPDDPRMLRTVARIEETLLHHGLPLRYRTGSGVDGLDGEENPFLACAFWLVEQYARSGRVEDAVRLMDRLVGFANDVGLLSEQYDPVARRHAGNTPQALSHLALVRAADAIAKSRAGEDMDDR from the coding sequence ATCCGGGAAGCGCCCGGGGGCGCCGGCGGGGCGCACGTCGGCGGATGGCACGATGGGGGGATGGCACGACCCATCGAGGACTACGCACTGATCGGCGACTGCCACACCGCCGCCCTCCTCGCGAGCGACGGGAGCATCGACTGGCTCTGCCTGCCGAGGTTCGACTCGGCGTCGGTGTTCGGCGCGCTCCTCGGCGACGAGGAGCACGGCATGTGGCGTGTCGCGCCCGCAGGGGCGGCCACGTCGACCACCCGCGCGTACCGTGACGACACCTTCGCGGTGACCACCCGCTGGGAGACCGAACGCGGGGCGGTGGACGTGATCGACGTGATGCCGCGCGGCGACCGGCGCGCCGACGTCATCCGGCGCGTCCGGGGGGTGCGGGGCACGGTGGACATGGTCGAGGACCTGCGCATCCGGTTCGACTACGCCGCCGCGCTGCCGTGGATGCGGCAGGTGGGCACCGAGGAGCGACCGGCGCTCCTGGCGGTCGCCGGGCCGGACGCGATCATCGTGCGCGGACCGCAGCTGGTGGCATCCGACCACCGCCACCTGGCGCACTTCACGGTCGCCGAGGGCGAGACCGTCGACATCGTGCTCACCTGGTACCCCGCCTACCGTGAGCCGCCGCCCGCGATCGACGTCGACCGGCGGCTGGAGGAGGACCACGAGTGGTGGCGCGCCTGGGCGTCCGCGTGCATCGAACCGGGTGCCTACGACGACGCGGTGCATCGCTCGCTGCTCGTGCTGCGCGCGCTCACGCACGAGGACACCGGCGGCATCGTCGCGGCCGCGACGACCAGCCTGCCGGAGCGGTTCGGCGGCTCGCGCAACTGGGACTACCGGTACGTGTGGCTGCGCGACGCCGCGCTGACCCTCGAGTCGCTGTTGCTGCACGGCTACGACGAGGAGGCGCTCGAGTGGCGCAACTGGCTCCTGCGTGCGATCGCGGGGGACCCGGGCGACGTGCAGATCATGTACGGGCTCTCCGGAGAGCGGCGCCTCATGGAGTACACGCTGGACGTGCTGCCGGGCTACGACGGCGCGGCGCCGGTGCGGATCGGCAACGCGGCGTACGCGCAGGTCCAGACCGACGTGTTCGGGGAGGTGCTGGTCGCGCTCGACCGCGCCCGTGCGGCGGGCGTGGGGGAGGACCGATCGTCCTGGTCGCTCCAGGTGGCCCTGCTGGGCTTCGTCGCGCGCACGTGGCGGCAGGCCGACCGGGGCATCTGGGAGATCCGGGGGGCCGAGCGGCACTTCACCCACTCGCGCGTCATGGTCTGGGCGGCGTTCGACCGGGGTATCCGCGGGGCCGAGCGGTACGGGCTCGACGCCCCGGTCGAGGAGTGGCGTCGGATCCGCGCGGAGATCCGCGAGGAGGTCGAGCGCACCGGGTACCGAGCGGACCTCGGCTGGTTCGTCCAGCACGACGCGACCGACGAGGTGGACGCCTCGCTGCTGCAGCTGCCCCAGGTCGGATTCGTGCGCCCCGACGATCCCCGGATGCTCCGCACGGTCGCCCGCATCGAGGAGACGCTGCTGCACCACGGCCTGCCCCTGCGGTACCGCACCGGCTCCGGCGTCGACGGACTGGACGGCGAGGAGAACCCGTTCCTCGCGTGCGCGTTCTGGCTGGTGGAGCAGTACGCCAGGTCGGGGCGCGTCGAGGACGCCGTACGGCTCATGGACCGCTTGGTCGGGTTCGCGAACGACGTGGGGCTGCTGTCGGAGCAGTACGACCCGGTCGCGCGCCGGCACGCGGGCAACACCCCGCAGGCGCTGTCGCACCTGGCCCTCGTGCGCGCCGCCGACGCGATCGCGAAGTCGCGTGCGGGCGAGGACATGGACGATCGCTGA
- a CDS encoding RidA family protein — MTGSVAARLAELGLELPAVAAPVAAYVPAVVSGNLAFTSGQLPFVAGALPETGKVGLGEGLVDPDAAKGYARTCILNALAAAESVIGSLDRVTRVVKVTGFVASDPSFTGQPGVINGASELLGEVFGDAGRHARSAVGVPVLPLDSPVEVELVVEFA, encoded by the coding sequence GTGACCGGTTCGGTCGCCGCGCGCCTCGCCGAGCTCGGCCTCGAGCTCCCCGCCGTCGCCGCGCCGGTGGCCGCGTACGTGCCGGCCGTCGTGAGCGGCAACCTCGCGTTCACCTCGGGGCAGCTCCCGTTCGTCGCCGGTGCGCTGCCGGAGACCGGCAAGGTGGGCCTGGGCGAGGGCCTGGTCGACCCGGATGCCGCGAAGGGCTACGCCCGCACCTGCATCCTGAACGCGCTCGCCGCCGCCGAGTCCGTCATCGGCTCGCTCGACCGCGTGACGCGCGTCGTGAAGGTCACCGGCTTCGTGGCATCCGACCCGTCGTTCACCGGCCAGCCCGGCGTGATCAACGGCGCGTCCGAGCTGCTGGGCGAGGTCTTCGGCGATGCCGGCCGCCACGCGCGCTCGGCCGTCGGCGTGCCCGTGCTGCCGCTCGACTCGCCGGTCGAGGTCGAGCTCGTCGTCGAGTTCGCGTAG
- the acs gene encoding acetate--CoA ligase has translation MNVQIDHTLEEIRRFRPSPEFAAQAVAGTELAEAASADRLAFWADQARSLLTWSTPFTRTLDWSNPPFAKWFDDGELNVAANCLDRHVEAGNGDRVALHFEGEPGDSRSITYAELTADVKRTANVLVGLGVKPGDRVAVYMPLIPEAVVAMLAVARIGAIHSVVFGGFSADSLASRIDDAEASVVITADGGYRKGKVFPLKPTVDEAVAKSAGSVGHVLVVRRGENEVDWVEGRDHWWHELAAEASDEHEAPAFNAEHPLFILYTSGTTGKPKGILHTSGGYLTQAAFTHRNVFDLHPETDVYWCTADVGWITGHSYVVYGPLANGATQVIYEGTPDTPHPGRWWEIIEKYGVTIFYTAPTAIRSFMKAGRQIPQSFNLRTLRVLGSVGEPINPEAWIWYRHVIGGGSIPVVDTWWQTETGAIMISALPGITDLKPGSAQVPVPGISIDILTDEGEPVSGTDGGLLTVTEPWPSMLRGIWGDPQRFQETYWDKFGDKYFAGDGARRDEDGDIWLLGRVDDVMNVSGHRLSTAEIESSLVAHPMTAEAAVVGASDETTGQAVVAFVILKDRQVSAASDTDATSQELRAHVAKEIGAIARPRQVFIVNELPKTRSGKIMRRLLRDLAEGREVGDTTTLADTSIMEIISAQVR, from the coding sequence ATGAACGTCCAGATCGATCACACGCTCGAGGAGATCCGCCGATTCCGGCCGAGCCCCGAGTTCGCAGCCCAGGCCGTCGCCGGAACCGAGCTCGCCGAGGCCGCGTCCGCGGACCGCCTCGCCTTCTGGGCCGACCAGGCCCGCTCCCTGCTCACCTGGAGCACCCCGTTCACCCGCACGCTCGACTGGTCGAACCCGCCGTTCGCCAAGTGGTTCGACGACGGTGAACTGAACGTCGCGGCCAACTGCCTCGACCGTCACGTCGAGGCCGGCAACGGCGACCGCGTCGCACTCCACTTCGAAGGCGAGCCCGGAGACAGCCGCTCGATCACGTACGCCGAGCTCACCGCCGACGTCAAGCGCACCGCCAACGTGCTCGTCGGCCTGGGCGTGAAGCCCGGCGACCGCGTGGCCGTCTACATGCCGCTCATCCCCGAGGCCGTCGTCGCGATGCTCGCGGTCGCCCGCATCGGGGCGATCCACTCCGTCGTGTTCGGCGGGTTCAGCGCCGACAGCCTCGCCTCGCGCATCGACGACGCCGAGGCGTCCGTCGTCATCACCGCCGACGGTGGCTACCGCAAGGGCAAGGTCTTCCCGCTGAAGCCGACCGTCGACGAGGCCGTCGCCAAGTCGGCCGGCTCCGTCGGCCACGTGCTCGTGGTGCGACGCGGCGAGAACGAGGTCGACTGGGTCGAGGGCCGCGACCACTGGTGGCACGAGCTCGCCGCCGAGGCGTCCGACGAGCACGAGGCGCCCGCGTTCAACGCGGAGCATCCGCTCTTCATCCTCTACACCTCGGGCACCACCGGGAAGCCGAAGGGCATCCTGCACACCTCGGGCGGCTACCTGACGCAGGCGGCCTTCACGCACAGGAACGTGTTCGACCTCCACCCCGAGACCGACGTGTACTGGTGCACGGCCGACGTCGGCTGGATCACCGGTCACTCCTACGTCGTCTACGGTCCGCTCGCGAACGGCGCGACCCAGGTCATCTACGAGGGCACCCCCGACACCCCGCACCCCGGGCGCTGGTGGGAGATCATCGAGAAGTACGGCGTCACCATCTTCTACACGGCGCCCACGGCCATCCGCTCCTTCATGAAGGCCGGCCGGCAGATTCCCCAGTCGTTCAACCTGCGCACCCTGCGCGTGCTCGGCTCGGTGGGCGAGCCGATCAACCCCGAGGCGTGGATCTGGTACCGCCACGTCATCGGCGGCGGGTCGATCCCGGTGGTCGACACCTGGTGGCAGACCGAGACCGGCGCGATCATGATCTCCGCCCTGCCCGGCATCACCGACCTGAAGCCGGGCAGCGCGCAGGTGCCCGTGCCCGGCATCTCGATCGACATCCTCACCGACGAGGGCGAGCCGGTCTCCGGCACCGACGGCGGACTGCTGACCGTCACCGAGCCGTGGCCGAGCATGCTCCGCGGCATCTGGGGCGACCCGCAGCGCTTCCAGGAGACCTACTGGGACAAGTTCGGCGACAAGTACTTCGCCGGCGACGGCGCCCGCCGCGACGAGGACGGCGACATCTGGCTGCTCGGCCGCGTGGACGACGTCATGAACGTCTCCGGCCACCGGCTCTCCACGGCCGAGATCGAGTCGTCGCTCGTCGCGCACCCCATGACCGCCGAGGCCGCGGTCGTCGGCGCGTCCGACGAGACCACCGGCCAGGCCGTGGTGGCCTTCGTGATCCTGAAGGACCGCCAGGTCTCGGCAGCGAGCGACACCGACGCGACCAGCCAGGAGCTGCGTGCGCACGTCGCGAAGGAGATCGGGGCCATCGCCCGCCCGCGCCAGGTGTTCATCGTCAACGAGCTGCCGAAGACGCGCTCGGGCAAGATCATGCGGCGCCTGCTGCGCGACCTCGCCGAGGGCCGCGAGGTGGGCGACACCACCACGCTCGCCGACACGTCGATCATGGAGATCATCAGCGCGCAGGTGCGCTGA